One part of the Sorangiineae bacterium MSr11954 genome encodes these proteins:
- a CDS encoding LysR family transcriptional regulator: MDTDLPFLATFTTVYEVGNVTRAAASLGRTQPTVSYQLRRLEEELGQPLFVRRAARVVATPLADELYRLVRGFARDVATLRKGEGLAPAGLDLAAVSAFGRYVLFPILLGKAFERRPVTLRFPELDEVLRRVRGGQVDAGFVYRAPVDAHLSVEPVYEETLDLLAGPTWARRLRSIDAFQDIPLITYDDGDYVVGRWFGHHFGRRAPRWSSVSHFEEVEEVVASVAKGRGVAILPGFCARAMPGKVRIVRWGRPPLRNTVFAVRRAGAPDHPGLVELLAALRALPPEAGPSRGKAG; the protein is encoded by the coding sequence ATGGATACGGATCTCCCTTTTCTCGCGACATTCACCACCGTGTACGAGGTCGGCAATGTCACGAGGGCGGCCGCGAGCCTGGGCCGCACGCAGCCGACGGTGAGCTACCAGCTTCGCCGGCTGGAGGAGGAGCTCGGCCAGCCGCTGTTCGTGCGCCGCGCGGCGCGGGTGGTCGCGACGCCGCTGGCCGACGAGCTGTATCGGTTGGTGCGCGGGTTTGCGCGCGACGTCGCGACCCTTCGCAAGGGGGAGGGGCTCGCGCCGGCCGGCTTGGACTTGGCGGCGGTGTCGGCCTTCGGGCGCTATGTTTTGTTTCCGATCCTGCTCGGCAAGGCGTTCGAGCGGCGGCCGGTGACCTTGCGCTTTCCCGAGCTCGACGAGGTGCTGCGCCGCGTGCGAGGCGGCCAGGTCGACGCGGGGTTCGTCTACCGCGCGCCGGTCGATGCGCACCTGAGCGTGGAGCCGGTGTACGAGGAGACGCTCGACCTTCTAGCCGGCCCCACGTGGGCGCGCCGCCTCCGCAGCATCGACGCTTTTCAAGACATTCCGCTCATCACGTACGACGACGGCGATTACGTCGTCGGCCGTTGGTTCGGACATCATTTCGGCCGGCGCGCGCCGCGCTGGTCGAGCGTGAGCCACTTCGAGGAGGTCGAGGAGGTGGTCGCGTCGGTGGCCAAAGGCCGCGGCGTCGCCATCCTTCCTGGGTTTTGCGCGCGCGCGATGCCGGGGAAGGTGCGCATCGTGCGCTGGGGGCGGCCTCCTTTGCGCAACACGGTGTTTGCCGTGCGGCGCGCGGGGGCGCCCGATCATCCGGGCTTGGTCGAGCTGCTCGCGGCCCTGCGGGCGCTCCCGCCCGAGGCGGGGCCGTCGCGCGGGAAGGCGGGTTGA
- a CDS encoding DUF3634 family protein: MDGTGLIAIAVVLAVFGWHLARQNEYFRVSIRRGRVLVVRGRIPIGYLEDLRDIARNVPHGTVRAVKDAGKARLILAGPIDPVTAQRMRNTFSLYPVVKLRAARPLANPNAGQILGITWLAWRLAPPERRDD; this comes from the coding sequence ATGGATGGCACCGGGCTTATCGCGATCGCGGTCGTGCTCGCGGTCTTCGGGTGGCACCTTGCGCGGCAGAACGAGTACTTTCGCGTCTCGATTCGCCGGGGACGGGTGCTGGTGGTCCGCGGACGGATCCCGATCGGCTACCTCGAGGATCTGCGGGACATCGCGCGGAACGTCCCCCACGGAACGGTGCGCGCCGTCAAAGACGCTGGAAAAGCGCGGCTGATCCTCGCGGGCCCCATCGACCCGGTCACGGCGCAGCGGATGCGCAACACGTTCTCCCTGTACCCGGTGGTCAAGCTTCGCGCCGCGCGGCCCCTGGCGAACCCCAACGCGGGGCAAATCTTGGGCATCACATGGCTCGCCTGGCGCCTCGCACCACCCGAGCGCCGCGACGATTAA